A part of Drosophila ananassae strain 14024-0371.13 chromosome 2R, ASM1763931v2, whole genome shotgun sequence genomic DNA contains:
- the LOC6492940 gene encoding cyclin-K isoform X1: protein MPWYILMRKPGNLMSECIGQFPIKTDASCIFQVIPTKIMDRSVTAICLVLLQLLGSGFGFQEKAPVQSSLVTGQARTDKQQQVLDDPLGSGRGIDEHLLKTIGKGGIKLVMASGASSTTPKPSVQHHYYYPPEDQQHPRQYGYGPFYPPPPPPPQRPWGPHPPPPPPPPQGPPPSVPYYNPYYNGYNYYGGYGYGGYGYPGYGGYPYPYYPFYRSSAGGPEVDNQLPGADGLTPLPVPGVFQGRAVLSDGLTPLPVPGVFQGRTVLPQNFLEGRNNANIVPLFHLLQMARS from the exons ATGCCTTGGTATATTCTAATGAGAAAACCGGGCAACCTGATGTCAGAATGCATCGGTCAGTTTCCTATAAAAACCGATGCCAGTTGCATTTTTCAAGTTATTCCCACAAAGATCATGGATCGAAGTGTGACTGCAATTTGTTTGG tgctgctgcagctgctgggCAGTGGATTTGGCTTCCAGGAGAAGGCTCCGGTGCAGAGCAGCCTGGTGACTGGACAGGCCAGGACCGATAAGCAGCAACAGGTGCTGGATGATCCGCTGGGATCGGGACGGGGCATCGACGAGCATTTACTGAAGACCATTGGTAAGGGCGGCATCAAGCTGGTGATGGCCTCCGGCGCCTCCTCGACCACCCCGAAACCATCAGTACAACACCATTACTATTATCCACCAGAGGACCAGCAGCATCCGCGTCAGTACGGCTATGGTCCCTTCTATCCTCCGCCACCACCGCCTCCGCAACGCCCCTGGGGACCACatcctccaccaccaccaccgccgccgcaAGGACCTCCCCCGTCGGTGCCATACTACAATCCCTACTACAATGGCTACAACTACTATGGCGGCTATGGCTATGGGGGCTATGGCTATCCGGGCTATGGCGGATATCCCTATCCCTACTATCCGTTCTACCGCAGCTCGGCTGGTGGACCGGAGGTGGATAACCAGTTGCCAGGTGCCGATGGCCTGACTCCCCTTCCCGTTCCCGGTGTCTTCCAAGGCCGTGCCGTGCTCTCCGATGGTCTGACTCCTCTTCCCGTTCCCGGTGTCTTCCAAGGCCGGACCGTACTGCCCCAGAACTTCCTCGAGGGCAGGAATAATGCCAACATTGTGCCACTCTTTCACCTTCTCCAAATGGCCAGGTCTTAA
- the LOC6492940 gene encoding U1 small nuclear ribonucleoprotein C isoform X2, whose protein sequence is MPWYILMRKPGNLMSECIGQFPIKTDASCIFQVIPTKIMDRSVTAICLVLLQLLGSGFGFQEKAPVQSSLVTGQARTDKQQQVLDDPLGSGRGIDEHLLKTIEDQQHPRQYGYGPFYPPPPPPPQRPWGPHPPPPPPPPQGPPPSVPYYNPYYNGYNYYGGYGYGGYGYPGYGGYPYPYYPFYRSSAGGPEVDNQLPGADGLTPLPVPGVFQGRAVLSDGLTPLPVPGVFQGRTVLPQNFLEGRNNANIVPLFHLLQMARS, encoded by the exons ATGCCTTGGTATATTCTAATGAGAAAACCGGGCAACCTGATGTCAGAATGCATCGGTCAGTTTCCTATAAAAACCGATGCCAGTTGCATTTTTCAAGTTATTCCCACAAAGATCATGGATCGAAGTGTGACTGCAATTTGTTTGG tgctgctgcagctgctgggCAGTGGATTTGGCTTCCAGGAGAAGGCTCCGGTGCAGAGCAGCCTGGTGACTGGACAGGCCAGGACCGATAAGCAGCAACAGGTGCTGGATGATCCGCTGGGATCGGGACGGGGCATCGACGAGCATTTACTGAAGACCATTG AGGACCAGCAGCATCCGCGTCAGTACGGCTATGGTCCCTTCTATCCTCCGCCACCACCGCCTCCGCAACGCCCCTGGGGACCACatcctccaccaccaccaccgccgccgcaAGGACCTCCCCCGTCGGTGCCATACTACAATCCCTACTACAATGGCTACAACTACTATGGCGGCTATGGCTATGGGGGCTATGGCTATCCGGGCTATGGCGGATATCCCTATCCCTACTATCCGTTCTACCGCAGCTCGGCTGGTGGACCGGAGGTGGATAACCAGTTGCCAGGTGCCGATGGCCTGACTCCCCTTCCCGTTCCCGGTGTCTTCCAAGGCCGTGCCGTGCTCTCCGATGGTCTGACTCCTCTTCCCGTTCCCGGTGTCTTCCAAGGCCGGACCGTACTGCCCCAGAACTTCCTCGAGGGCAGGAATAATGCCAACATTGTGCCACTCTTTCACCTTCTCCAAATGGCCAGGTCTTAA